The genomic interval GAACGTATGAGGAACGGCGATAAGCATTGTAAGCAGTCTCTCTCATGAAAATGTATCTTTCTTTGATGAATTCGGGGGCTTCGGTTGTGCAGGTATAGACAATTGTGCTTATGGAAATTGCTATGCATCCTAATCGCTCTTGTACGCCTCTCGGGGAATTGTCAATTTGCCAAAACATGGTGGCTAGAATAATCCCGGTGATAATTATTGCACCTAAGCGGACACCAAACACCTCCGGTATTCTTCTGGAGTTTGTTACTAGCCTTTTGAATAATACGAGCACTTCAACCCAAAATGGATTGGCAAATGATGGAACTAAAGATGTTAGATTTACATCAATTGTGGTAACGGCACCAGTGACTAGCTTTCCTCGAGAAATGCTTCTCTTTATCGCATCTCTAAGTGCAAGATTCGGCTTATTGGAGGCATTGCTATTGGAATTCATTGAGGCCTGCCATGACTTGTTGAATTCAACTAATTTCTGGGTTCCGAAGGGAGTTTCTTCAAGTTCACGGATAAAATCAAGAGCAAACTCGGATGGATTTCCGTTCTCAGGAAATGGATGCCCAAATTCATTAAAGAAACGTGGGAGATTTGCTGGTGAACCGCTGTACAAAGTTTGACCATGCGATAGGAAAATCAAGCTATCGAGTAAGCCTAAAATCCTGGAACTTGGTTGGTGAACGGACATAATAACAATGCTTCCACTCTGTGCTATTCGCTGCAGGACCTGAACAACCATGTATGCACTAGTTGAGTCTAGTCCCGACGTAGGTTCATCGAGGAACAAGAGTATTGGATCATGAATTATATCAATTCCAATTGACACTCGCCTACGCTCGCCTCCAGACACACCTCTATGCCCTTCATCTCCAATTACTGTCTTTGCTGCATTTCTCAAGCCCAGTTGATCAATCAAAGCTTGAACCCTCGCTTTCTTCTTTGACTTTGAAAGTGAGCGAGGAAGCCTGAACTCGGCCGAAAACATGAGTGTCTCTTCCACTGTCAGCATCGGGAACAAGAGATCATCTTGCATAACATAGGCGGAGATCACCTTCAGCAGGCCTGATTCTAGGGCTTCACCGTTCAAAGTGACAGACCCTTTCAGGCTATGCCTATCAATCTTGTTTGCAAGAGCATCTATCAGGGTCGATTTACCCGACCCACTTGCACCCAGAATAGCCATGATTTCCCCTTCCCTTGCTTCACCTGTGATGTCATTGAGCAAGCTCTTGGTTTTATTGTCTGGTGAAACAATCGTGGTGTTTCCACAACATGGAAACGTTGATTTGGGGCCAACTTTGACATCATAAGTTAAGTtgttgaaagaaagaagaaatggtGCTAATGCGGGAATGGAGCTGCTGGTATTGGGAATGTCTAGAACCTGATGATCATCGCTTTTTCCTGTGATTTCGTCTCGCTTCAAGAGATGTTCGAGTGTGGGAGAGGACGAGAATTGGGCTTCCGAGGAGAACTGTTGAAGCTCCATTGTTGTCTCTGGCCTCCTTCTTTAGGAATCTAAAGCATAAAATGATCTCTTCTTATATTTAACTTGAGCCCTCAACTCCAAACTCAAAATCCTAAGATTCGAGGAAATATTTTGTTTCAGATTACACTCCTCACATGATGAGTGTACAAACATTAATATTCAAGTAATAGTCAACTCCATGAAGCTGATATGAGTATTagactttaaaagaaaattgcaGCAAGAATcatatgtttatttaattaatcttcCATTTTATCTTTTCCTCTTTAACAAGTTCTATAATTCACTTATGAATTGCACGTGCTGAAGATTTATATTCCAACATGCAAATAGGAATCTAAGTGGAAATTGATTTACCCAAGattttaaaatggttttaaaaACATTCCATTTCTAAGCCATAAATTCCAAATTCCAAT from Theobroma cacao cultivar B97-61/B2 chromosome 5, Criollo_cocoa_genome_V2, whole genome shotgun sequence carries:
- the LOC18597849 gene encoding ABC transporter G family member 20: MELQQFSSEAQFSSSPTLEHLLKRDEITGKSDDHQVLDIPNTSSSIPALAPFLLSFNNLTYDVKVGPKSTFPCCGNTTIVSPDNKTKSLLNDITGEAREGEIMAILGASGSGKSTLIDALANKIDRHSLKGSVTLNGEALESGLLKVISAYVMQDDLLFPMLTVEETLMFSAEFRLPRSLSKSKKKARVQALIDQLGLRNAAKTVIGDEGHRGVSGGERRRVSIGIDIIHDPILLFLDEPTSGLDSTSAYMVVQVLQRIAQSGSIVIMSVHQPSSRILGLLDSLIFLSHGQTLYSGSPANLPRFFNEFGHPFPENGNPSEFALDFIRELEETPFGTQKLVEFNKSWQASMNSNSNASNKPNLALRDAIKRSISRGKLVTGAVTTIDVNLTSLVPSFANPFWVEVLVLFKRLVTNSRRIPEVFGVRLGAIIITGIILATMFWQIDNSPRGVQERLGCIAISISTIVYTCTTEAPEFIKERYIFMRETAYNAYRRSSYVLARSFISIPSLIILSLVFSTITFWAIGFSGGLSGFFFYFLTTLATFWAGSSFVAFLAGLFPDFFISFVIAIATTSYFLFFCGFLVSRDRLPKYWIWFHYTSLVKYPYEALLQNEFLQDPSKCFARGAQIFEQTTLGALPTSLKNDLLTSMGNVLGMNVTGSTCILMGKDIVKLQGLTDLNKWNCVWITMAWGFFYRILFYLTLLFGSKNKRN